The following coding sequences are from one Desulfosoma caldarium window:
- a CDS encoding helix-turn-helix domain-containing protein, whose translation MPTHHDESHELKDLKLGHKLKDLRDKFRLTIQDLAARTGLDAETLTHIESGALVPPVATLLKLAKTFQVGLAYFFEDQPGGVKISLMRKADRKRLERRPHHMSGEVTYIYETLENRKPDKHMEPFLVEFPAMPTEDMVFVSHEGEEFVYLMEGRLEFRTPDRVEILEPGDSIYFDSDVSHSFRCVGEGTAKAVVVVWSRP comes from the coding sequence ATGCCGACCCACCACGACGAAAGCCATGAACTGAAGGATCTCAAGCTGGGGCACAAGCTTAAAGATTTACGAGATAAATTTCGCCTGACCATCCAGGACCTGGCAGCACGCACGGGTCTTGACGCCGAAACGCTCACCCACATCGAAAGCGGCGCCCTCGTTCCCCCTGTGGCCACGCTCCTTAAACTGGCCAAGACCTTTCAGGTGGGTCTGGCCTATTTCTTTGAAGACCAGCCCGGTGGCGTCAAGATCTCCCTGATGCGCAAAGCGGATCGTAAGCGCTTGGAAAGACGGCCGCACCACATGTCCGGGGAAGTGACTTATATTTACGAAACGCTGGAGAACAGAAAGCCAGACAAACACATGGAGCCGTTCCTGGTGGAGTTTCCGGCCATGCCCACAGAGGACATGGTCTTTGTGAGCCATGAGGGTGAGGAGTTTGTATACCTCATGGAAGGGCGCCTGGAATTTCGGACGCCGGATCGCGTGGAGATTTTGGAACCCGGAGATAGCATCTATTTCGATTCCGATGTCAGTCACAGTTTTCGGTGTGTGGGGGAAGGCACGGCCAAGGCCGTAGTGGTGGTGTGGAGCCGCCCTTAG
- a CDS encoding 2-oxoacid:acceptor oxidoreductase family protein gives MMEVRFHGRGGQGTVVASILMAKAFFRAGYFVQSFPLFGVERRGAPVEAYLRLDKTKILIRTNLYAPDHVVVLDPSLVTAVDVTRGLKPGGWILINVPQGMDLPPSFAPFRVATVDATRIAQKHALGTRTHPIVNTAMMGAFARVLGEPPLEAVIHAIREEIPVKLENNIAAAREAFEAVILEGARAGRAAHGVSLTIRPSTSV, from the coding sequence ATGATGGAAGTGCGATTTCATGGGCGTGGCGGTCAGGGAACGGTGGTAGCTTCTATCCTCATGGCCAAGGCTTTCTTTCGGGCAGGCTATTTTGTGCAGAGTTTTCCTTTGTTCGGTGTGGAAAGGCGGGGTGCACCCGTAGAAGCCTATCTGCGCCTGGATAAGACCAAGATTTTGATACGAACCAACCTCTATGCGCCGGATCATGTGGTGGTTCTGGACCCCTCTTTGGTCACGGCGGTGGATGTGACGCGCGGCTTGAAGCCTGGGGGGTGGATTCTGATCAATGTGCCGCAAGGCATGGACCTGCCGCCTTCCTTTGCGCCCTTTCGCGTGGCCACGGTGGATGCCACACGCATTGCGCAGAAGCATGCCTTAGGCACGCGTACGCATCCCATCGTGAATACGGCCATGATGGGGGCTTTCGCGCGGGTTCTCGGCGAGCCACCCCTGGAAGCGGTCATCCATGCCATACGGGAAGAAATTCCCGTGAAGCTTGAAAACAATATCGCTGCAGCCCGCGAAGCTTTTGAAGCCGTGATCCTTGAGGGGGCACGTGCGGGTCGAGCGGCTCATGGCGTGTCCTTGACCATCCGTCCATCCACCTCTGTGTGA
- a CDS encoding FAD-dependent oxidoreductase — MEHPSISSTSVPFIPRSNTTTESNKTGSWRFLQPRYDEKTAPCSAACPAGEDIARVQMLVAQGLFKEAWETILQENPLPGVCGRVCFHPCETRCNRGPFDEPIAIHTVERFVADTALRYGLHPELGNSKSVQKEKVAVVGAGPSGLAAAYFLARLGYTCDVFEARSEPGGLLRWGIPPYRLPVSVVDREVDGIRSLGVRFHCGQRLSQDFLKALPKRYAAVFLGCGHYGNISAGIPGEDLPGVEQGLPFLESVRSGSVPSLEGTVAVIGGGNTAVDVSRCAVRLGARPIMVYRRRRQDMPAFGHEVDMALEEGVELMELWAPREISPHPQGLLLTLEQMEVVSEEEGRAVVRPLRGRTTTIVAAKIFMALGNTAEEPWLNPPTKDTSEVLRLANTVLVCHADGTAVAYGGDLAAQNKSVAHAIGSGKEAAIALDVFLRNGRNAVADRLARCRVGPGPSVSMEMYLEGERCRRNPHVVTFEEINTDYFLYSPRLVQPRLLKEERLQGFGEIDLKVSAALAIREAERCFNCGLCNQCDNCRLYCPDLAVCKDTSAQGRHINLDYCKGCGVCVVECPRNAMSLVENETGGRP, encoded by the coding sequence ATGGAACATCCGTCCATATCCTCAACATCCGTCCCTTTTATTCCTCGCTCCAACACCACCACGGAAAGCAACAAGACCGGATCCTGGCGCTTTTTGCAACCGCGCTACGATGAAAAGACGGCCCCATGCAGCGCGGCCTGCCCGGCCGGGGAAGACATCGCTCGAGTACAAATGCTTGTGGCTCAAGGACTCTTTAAAGAAGCGTGGGAAACGATTCTTCAGGAAAATCCGTTACCCGGGGTGTGTGGGCGCGTGTGTTTTCATCCCTGCGAAACCCGATGCAACCGCGGTCCCTTTGACGAACCCATTGCCATTCACACGGTGGAACGCTTTGTGGCGGACACAGCCCTGCGTTACGGCTTACACCCCGAACTCGGGAACTCCAAATCCGTCCAAAAGGAAAAGGTGGCCGTGGTGGGCGCGGGTCCCAGCGGACTGGCCGCCGCCTATTTTCTCGCTCGATTGGGTTACACCTGCGACGTTTTTGAAGCGCGTTCTGAACCCGGGGGGTTGTTGCGATGGGGCATTCCCCCCTATCGGCTCCCTGTGTCCGTGGTGGACCGAGAAGTGGATGGGATTCGTTCCCTCGGTGTGCGCTTTCACTGCGGCCAGAGGTTGTCCCAGGATTTTCTCAAAGCCCTGCCGAAACGCTACGCCGCGGTTTTTCTCGGCTGTGGCCATTATGGAAACATCTCGGCGGGAATTCCCGGCGAGGACCTGCCCGGCGTGGAACAAGGCCTGCCTTTTCTGGAATCGGTGCGCTCCGGGTCCGTGCCCTCTCTTGAGGGAACCGTCGCCGTCATCGGTGGCGGCAACACGGCCGTGGACGTGTCTCGATGCGCCGTGAGGCTCGGCGCTCGGCCTATCATGGTCTACCGAAGGCGTCGCCAGGACATGCCGGCCTTTGGCCACGAAGTGGATATGGCTCTGGAAGAAGGCGTGGAGCTCATGGAATTGTGGGCACCGAGGGAAATCTCCCCCCACCCCCAAGGGCTACTGTTGACGCTGGAGCAGATGGAAGTGGTGTCTGAAGAAGAAGGGCGCGCCGTGGTGCGCCCTCTTCGCGGCCGCACCACCACCATAGTGGCCGCAAAGATCTTTATGGCTCTGGGCAACACGGCCGAAGAGCCGTGGTTGAATCCTCCCACGAAGGACACTTCTGAGGTCCTGCGCCTTGCCAACACCGTCCTGGTGTGCCACGCCGACGGAACAGCGGTGGCGTACGGGGGCGATCTGGCGGCGCAGAACAAATCCGTGGCCCATGCCATCGGTTCGGGCAAAGAGGCGGCCATAGCCTTGGATGTGTTTTTGCGCAATGGCCGAAACGCCGTCGCCGACCGTTTGGCGCGCTGCCGCGTCGGGCCGGGACCTTCGGTGTCCATGGAAATGTATCTCGAAGGAGAACGGTGCCGCCGAAACCCTCACGTGGTCACCTTTGAGGAAATCAATACGGATTATTTTCTTTACAGCCCTCGCCTCGTCCAACCCAGACTGCTCAAGGAGGAACGGCTTCAGGGTTTTGGGGAAATCGATCTCAAGGTTTCGGCCGCCTTGGCCATTCGTGAGGCCGAACGGTGCTTCAACTGCGGCCTTTGCAATCAATGTGACAATTGCCGGCTCTACTGCCCGGATCTTGCCGTGTGTAAAGACACTTCCGCCCAAGGGCGCCATATCAATCTGGACTACTGCAAAGGATGCGGCGTCTGCGTGGTGGAGTGCCCTCGAAACGCCATGTCCTTGGTGGAAAACGAAACGGGAGGCCGCCCATGA
- the porA gene encoding pyruvate ferredoxin oxidoreductase — MKKVVEGSHAVSEAVRLCRVQVISAYPITPQTHIVERLSEFCSNGSLKAKFLRVESEHSAMAALIGAASAGVRTFTATSSQGLALMHELLHWASGARLPIVMAEVNRALAPGWNIWTDQTDSLAQRDTGWIQIYCEDAQEALDSTIQAYKLAETVFLPVMVILDAFFLSHTYEPVDIPDQSDVDRFLPPFRPSFRLDTRAPAAFNQLSPPNVYMEMRRDLQDAMESALHALLSIDDEYRSFFGRSYGAVEAVHCDDADIIFVTSGTISSTCRLVVEKLRRDGEKIGLLKMRLFRPFPYSLVKQWTLKARKLAVIDRNFSFGASGIFAQEIRAALCNEPKRPLVFGYVAGLGGRDVTPELLEEIYWKTKTSAHPESESLWMGLQHPAPAA, encoded by the coding sequence ATGAAAAAGGTGGTGGAAGGCAGCCATGCCGTGTCCGAAGCCGTTCGGCTCTGCCGTGTTCAAGTGATCTCGGCGTATCCCATCACGCCTCAGACCCACATTGTGGAAAGGCTATCGGAATTCTGTTCCAATGGCTCCCTGAAGGCCAAATTCTTGCGCGTGGAAAGTGAACATTCGGCCATGGCGGCGCTCATCGGTGCCGCCTCCGCAGGCGTGCGCACCTTTACGGCCACATCCTCCCAGGGGCTGGCCCTGATGCACGAACTGCTTCACTGGGCTTCAGGGGCGCGACTGCCCATCGTCATGGCGGAAGTCAATCGCGCTTTGGCGCCGGGCTGGAACATCTGGACGGACCAAACCGACAGCTTGGCGCAAAGGGATACGGGCTGGATTCAGATCTACTGCGAAGACGCTCAGGAAGCCCTGGATTCCACCATTCAGGCGTACAAGCTGGCCGAAACGGTCTTTTTGCCGGTGATGGTGATTTTGGATGCTTTCTTTCTGTCCCACACTTACGAACCGGTAGACATTCCGGATCAGAGCGATGTGGACCGATTCCTACCGCCCTTTCGGCCGTCCTTTCGACTGGACACTCGAGCACCGGCCGCGTTCAATCAGTTGTCCCCGCCCAACGTGTACATGGAAATGCGCCGCGACCTTCAAGATGCCATGGAATCGGCTCTGCATGCGCTTCTGAGCATCGACGACGAATACCGATCTTTCTTTGGCAGAAGCTACGGCGCTGTGGAAGCCGTGCACTGTGACGATGCGGACATTATTTTTGTGACGTCAGGAACCATCTCCAGCACCTGTCGCCTCGTGGTGGAAAAGCTTCGCCGGGACGGCGAAAAGATCGGGCTGTTGAAAATGCGCCTTTTTCGACCCTTTCCCTATAGCTTGGTCAAACAATGGACCTTGAAGGCTCGAAAGCTCGCGGTCATCGATCGAAATTTTTCCTTTGGCGCTTCGGGAATCTTTGCCCAGGAAATCCGCGCTGCCCTGTGCAATGAACCCAAAAGGCCCTTGGTCTTTGGCTACGTGGCCGGGCTTGGCGGCCGGGATGTGACACCCGAACTTTTGGAAGAAATCTACTGGAAAACCAAAACCAGCGCCCATCCGGAATCGGAAAGCCTATGGATGGGGTTGCAGCATCCCGCACCGGCGGCATAA
- a CDS encoding 3-methyl-2-oxobutanoate dehydrogenase subunit beta — MESNVQDREYMCSGHVGCPGCGAAIAMRFLLKALGEKTVMVIPACCWSIIAGPYPQSTLRVPVLHTAFETGGAVASGVRAALDLQGDRETTVVTWAGDGGTFDIGFQALSGAVERNEDFIYVCYDNEAYMNTGVQRSSSTPYGAWTTTTPGQEWKKLRKKNIVEALVAHRIPYAATASIAFPEDLMRKVHKAKGIRGSRFLHIYASCPTGWRLPSELAVKIARMAVQTNIFPLYEVENGVRYTINYMPKGYLVREYFKLQGRFKHLTDADLEEIQRMVDEDWELLLRKAGLSPGAAGPIATPSRASVPFRG; from the coding sequence ATGGAATCCAATGTTCAGGATCGCGAGTATATGTGCTCGGGGCATGTGGGGTGCCCGGGATGCGGCGCGGCCATTGCCATGCGGTTTCTTCTGAAGGCCTTGGGCGAAAAGACCGTGATGGTCATTCCGGCCTGCTGTTGGTCCATCATCGCCGGACCTTACCCTCAGTCGACCCTCAGAGTGCCGGTGCTGCACACGGCCTTTGAAACCGGAGGCGCCGTGGCCAGCGGCGTGCGCGCCGCTCTTGATCTTCAAGGGGACCGAGAAACCACGGTAGTGACCTGGGCAGGAGACGGGGGCACGTTTGATATCGGATTTCAGGCCTTGAGCGGGGCGGTGGAACGCAACGAGGATTTCATCTATGTGTGTTACGACAATGAAGCGTACATGAACACTGGAGTCCAGCGCAGTTCTTCCACGCCCTACGGCGCCTGGACCACCACCACGCCCGGACAGGAGTGGAAAAAGCTGCGCAAAAAAAACATTGTGGAAGCCCTGGTGGCTCACCGCATTCCCTATGCGGCCACGGCCAGCATCGCCTTTCCCGAAGATCTGATGCGCAAGGTGCACAAGGCCAAGGGCATTCGAGGGTCCCGTTTCTTGCACATCTATGCGTCATGCCCCACGGGTTGGCGCCTGCCCTCAGAACTGGCGGTGAAAATCGCCAGAATGGCCGTGCAAACCAATATTTTTCCTCTCTACGAAGTGGAAAACGGCGTGCGCTACACCATCAACTACATGCCCAAAGGGTACCTGGTGCGCGAATACTTCAAACTTCAAGGGCGGTTCAAGCACCTGACGGATGCGGATTTGGAAGAGATTCAACGCATGGTGGACGAAGACTGGGAACTGCTGTTGCGCAAAGCCGGCCTAAGCCCCGGTGCCGCTGGGCCCATCGCCACCCCGTCTCGTGCGTCGGTGCCTTTTAGGGGCTGA
- a CDS encoding DnaJ domain-containing protein encodes MQKFWPLLAWLAYFILPTDLFPDFVLGPGWVDDLVLLGLVYYFFLRQGTANDSRTSSQSASPRDRRAEYEGGQGAESTRARTQSGAKNPYDILGISPEADMETIKKAYHRKAAQYHPDKVNHLGEELQQLAKEKFQEIQWAYETVMRARGESRP; translated from the coding sequence ATGCAGAAGTTTTGGCCTTTGTTGGCCTGGTTGGCCTATTTCATCCTGCCCACGGACCTATTTCCCGATTTTGTGCTGGGACCAGGATGGGTAGATGACCTGGTGCTGCTGGGTCTCGTGTACTATTTCTTCCTTCGCCAAGGAACGGCCAACGACTCGAGAACATCGTCCCAAAGTGCGAGCCCGCGTGACCGACGGGCGGAATACGAGGGCGGGCAAGGAGCCGAAAGCACCCGGGCTCGAACCCAGTCCGGGGCCAAAAATCCCTATGACATTCTTGGTATTTCCCCGGAAGCCGACATGGAGACCATCAAGAAGGCCTACCATCGAAAGGCAGCTCAATATCATCCCGACAAGGTGAATCATCTGGGAGAAGAATTGCAGCAGCTGGCCAAGGAGAAATTTCAAGAGATTCAGTGGGCCTATGAAACCGTGATGCGAGCCCGGGGGGAGTCACGACCATGA
- a CDS encoding (Fe-S)-binding protein, whose translation MTETAHHHERRKRPYRYRLVNIECMPQSDHFNVIMDLEESIEDLLPYCAAVLPGATYVHGSGVVNVMDQGHIVGIYAKTITITDVSGPEEAVKWCDLYYEKIEHIRRNRENIAPALRTRPAKTVLDIYRTLPKTNCGRCGVPTCLAFAAMVFRGESSLDACVEVSR comes from the coding sequence ATGACGGAGACGGCACACCACCATGAACGGCGCAAACGACCGTATCGATACCGTTTGGTGAACATCGAGTGTATGCCCCAGTCCGACCACTTCAACGTCATTATGGACCTAGAAGAATCCATCGAGGATCTTCTGCCCTATTGCGCCGCCGTTCTTCCCGGGGCCACCTATGTTCATGGAAGCGGCGTCGTGAACGTTATGGATCAAGGCCACATTGTCGGCATTTACGCCAAGACCATCACCATCACGGATGTTTCGGGACCCGAGGAGGCCGTGAAATGGTGCGACCTCTATTATGAAAAGATTGAACATATTCGCCGAAATCGGGAAAACATCGCGCCGGCTTTGCGAACTCGTCCTGCGAAAACCGTCCTTGACATTTACCGAACGCTTCCCAAGACCAATTGCGGCCGATGCGGCGTGCCCACATGCCTGGCGTTTGCCGCAATGGTTTTTCGAGGGGAAAGCTCCCTGGACGCCTGTGTGGAGGTTTCACGGTGA
- a CDS encoding DUF3786 domain-containing protein, translating to MESPSASPWVFLYTLANRFEADVLSDVLEKNGVPYLVRSFVETAYDGLFVPQRGWGQILVPAEFLSTARKLVASVLESLTSPKLYESVEELDPSLWDQLARRDPQNVCRRAAVTWNAAHQSYRIPFLAGAFTCVPAQKTILPEQGLVWPMVDFQTGLVLLHYLLEAQDLPLSGRWISEKDIPSGHQFFTGPHALPLDALVRHVADAPHRLAETSKALGGVPVPSADMGFVFVVLPRVPVQCLYWHGDGEFPPSLSIRFDATIAKHLPALDTIWALVNVFVRHWTAALKQA from the coding sequence ATGGAGTCCCCGTCCGCGTCTCCATGGGTTTTTCTCTACACTCTGGCCAACCGTTTTGAGGCGGATGTGCTTTCGGACGTGCTGGAAAAAAACGGTGTGCCGTATCTCGTGCGATCTTTCGTGGAAACGGCCTATGACGGCTTGTTCGTGCCGCAGCGCGGCTGGGGACAGATTCTCGTGCCGGCCGAGTTTCTCAGCACGGCACGAAAGCTTGTGGCGTCCGTGCTGGAATCCTTGACCTCACCCAAGCTGTACGAGTCCGTGGAAGAACTGGATCCTTCCTTGTGGGATCAGCTCGCACGCAGGGATCCTCAGAATGTGTGCCGACGGGCCGCCGTCACCTGGAATGCTGCGCATCAATCGTACCGCATTCCTTTCCTTGCGGGAGCATTCACTTGCGTTCCTGCGCAAAAGACCATTTTACCGGAACAAGGATTAGTCTGGCCCATGGTGGATTTTCAAACCGGACTGGTGCTGCTGCACTATCTTCTGGAAGCCCAAGACCTTCCTCTGTCGGGCCGGTGGATCAGTGAAAAAGACATCCCATCGGGACATCAGTTCTTTACAGGCCCTCACGCTTTGCCCCTGGATGCCCTCGTGCGCCACGTCGCCGATGCGCCGCATCGATTGGCCGAAACGTCCAAGGCGCTAGGAGGGGTTCCCGTACCGTCCGCCGATATGGGTTTTGTGTTCGTCGTGTTGCCCCGCGTCCCCGTGCAATGCCTTTATTGGCACGGTGACGGCGAATTCCCACCGTCCCTCTCCATTCGCTTTGATGCCACCATCGCCAAGCATCTTCCTGCTCTGGATACCATCTGGGCCCTGGTCAACGTCTTTGTGCGTCATTGGACGGCGGCTCTGAAGCAGGCCTAA
- a CDS encoding NUDIX hydrolase, with translation MKTLADHGDVEEILAHPNLLQDHIIKRLAPSCLKDPCAEAFGKQLKNSSSVLVLLGCGLHEDGCEHEPCLILNRRSRRVRQSGDLCCPGGTVERRLDPLLAKALSLPGFPLARWPHWSAMRRHYPRAARLLALLLATSLRESWEEMRLNPLFVRFLGPLPEERLRLFVRIIHPLVGWIGRPQKFVPNWEVERIVSIPLRQLLNPRHYYRYRLYVDPEVQAVVQPPTQDFACFLYQDGAHVEVLWGATFRIVTLFLAKVFDFSPPDVSTRPIVPGLLNAAYLNGTRI, from the coding sequence ATGAAGACCCTTGCCGACCACGGCGATGTCGAGGAAATCCTTGCGCACCCGAATCTTTTGCAAGACCACATCATCAAACGATTGGCTCCGAGTTGTCTCAAGGATCCATGCGCCGAGGCCTTTGGGAAGCAACTGAAAAATTCATCCAGCGTCCTTGTGCTTTTGGGCTGCGGCCTGCATGAGGATGGATGTGAGCACGAACCCTGCCTGATCCTCAACCGCCGTTCCCGTCGCGTGCGCCAGAGTGGGGACCTGTGCTGTCCCGGCGGCACCGTGGAACGGCGTCTGGATCCTCTGCTGGCCAAGGCCCTATCATTGCCCGGATTCCCTCTGGCTCGATGGCCTCATTGGTCGGCCATGCGCCGCCATTATCCTCGAGCGGCTCGCCTGCTCGCCCTGCTGCTGGCCACCAGTTTAAGGGAAAGCTGGGAGGAGATGCGACTCAACCCCCTCTTTGTCCGTTTTCTCGGACCATTGCCGGAGGAAAGGCTGCGTTTGTTTGTTCGCATCATTCACCCCTTGGTTGGGTGGATTGGTCGGCCCCAGAAGTTCGTGCCCAATTGGGAAGTGGAGCGGATCGTCAGCATACCTTTGCGCCAACTTTTGAACCCTCGTCACTATTACCGCTACAGGCTCTATGTGGATCCGGAAGTGCAGGCCGTGGTGCAGCCACCGACCCAGGACTTTGCGTGCTTCTTGTATCAGGATGGTGCTCACGTGGAAGTTCTTTGGGGGGCCACGTTTCGGATTGTCACCCTCTTCCTTGCAAAAGTTTTCGACTTCTCGCCCCCGGACGTTTCCACACGACCCATCGTTCCGGGTCTTCTTAACGCCGCGTATCTCAACGGCACGAGAATCTAG